The following nucleotide sequence is from Hylaeus volcanicus isolate JK05 chromosome 3, UHH_iyHylVolc1.0_haploid, whole genome shotgun sequence.
TGACTCCTAGACCTAatacacttgaaaatttctactgcgattaaattttgtttacagactattggaaactgggcaatcaaacatttatcgtagtatttatttttgtgacttcgtcgaaattcgagaatttcgttcgaatttattttcattaatagttAACTttgagatttaattttattactcatgggtgacatggcgatgaaatttattttctttaacagttaactttcagaattaattttattacatatgggtgacatggcgatcaacgtgttaatgtgtcgttacttttattttaacctGTTTACAATAGAAGATTGTTAAATAATGCAATGTTCTGCAGTATCAAATTTGGAATACCTTTTTTTCTgacgaaaatttatatatttatttatttatttatttattgcttttaaaccGAATATGGTTTATATAACATATACGTTACATGAACATATTAACATATTGCTTAACATCTTAATGCGCCTTTTTTACATAGATTAACTTAAAACTAGTTTGTATAGCGTCTGTAtgcttacattattttaatgaaatgaaatgaaattataataataataattatttaatctaaatttgacgagaatattatttgacTCTGACGAGAATCTTATTTAAAGTAGATGGCAGATCAGTGCGCGTCGCTGTTTGGTTCAGGATGCACGGAGCCAGGAGATTTGAAGATTACCATGGGGACAGGGACATTTTTGAATGTTAACACGGGAACAAAGGCGCACGCTTCTATCACAGGTAATTATGCACCAACTACAATCTACCTAGGAATATATCTACCTAGGAATCAAATTCCTGAACCATCTGCTTCATCGCGCATCTTATTACATTCTTTCCCATTTTTCAACAGGTTTATATCCTGTAATCGGATGGAGAATTCGCGATGAACTGGCGTACGTAGTAGAGGGTGCATCGAACGACACTGGAGTCCTCGTGGAATGGGCCAAAAAGATTGGTAACTGTATTAATCGTACAGCAAACGCAGAGTAGTTctcttaataatgaaaataaaattaacagatggattgctttttaataaaattcaatgtatGTTTCCCGACAAGTCTCGAATTTTAAAGACGCAGTTTGTTTCAGGCATCATTACCGATCCTTCTGAGACTTCGAGCATAGCAAGCGCCTTGAACGATTCCGATGGAGTATACTTTGTGCCAGCCTTCAGTGGACTGCAagtacgtttaattaaaatgatcgTTTAGTGAAATGATTGAAAAGAGAATTCTTCCGTCGAGTATAATTCACATAACATGTCATGACTTTTTTACAGGCTCCTATCAATGATTACTCTGCAGCTACTGGGTTCGTCGGGATAAAACTCACGACAGAGAAGGGTCACATCGTTCGGTCCTTGCTGGAAAGTATCGTCTACAGGATATTGCTCCTTTACGAGTCCCTCTGCGATGAAACTTGTTTCACGTATCGCAAAATACGGTCAGAATGGagcattttctaaaaatacaatttcagcAGGTTATCGAAGTCGTTGTTTATTCAAcgggaataaataaaagatcaaaattcaaaaagattTATTCCTCCGATCTTGTTCAAGTTTAATGAATACAGTCTGtcaatgaaatatgtatgaaacCATGTCTTGATcgcgtaattattattttgtattgttcCCCAGAGTCGATGGCGGAGTGTCCACGAATGATTTTGTACTACAATTCCTAGCAGATCTTACAGGTCTCGATGTGGAGCGCGCAACCAGCATGGAAATGTCTATTTTAGGAGTGACTTTTCTCGCTGGTTTACAATGCGGTATGCAAATTTGCTTCGTTCTATTCTTAACACGCGACGAGACACAATAGCATTCTCGCGACAAAAAGCGTTTTCGCCAAGAACATTTTcgtacaataaaaatcaacCAGAGTTGGACAAAATTTTGACAAAcataatattaagaaaaaattgttattagcGCACATGCTAATCGACCATGAGTTGACATTGACACGCAACTGTGGGTATAGTGTTTCTCGTTACCCCATAATATCGATATTCCCATTTTCTTGCAGGTGTTTGGAAAGACAGAGAGGAGGTCCTCAAACTCCGTAAAGTCGAAACGATATTCAAATCAAACGAGGAGAATCGACAGCGATACCAGCCAATAATCGCTGAATGGAAACGAGCCGTCGAACGGCTCAGTCAGTGGTACTAAGAACCAACCGCACCAAAATGTACCAGTCAGGACATAATTTGCCAGCTAAACAGAACACGTATAAATACCATTGTGCCATAGTTAAGCCTCGTTAATAATGTTTGTCACTTTTATACGTCGCGCATTCCGTAACCActgtaaataaagataattgaCTTTTAAGAAAGATCAAGGAGACGTTTATTCCGCTTCAAAACACCAGATCATATAGTTGTTATGTAAAAATGATACACGTCCTGACAAAATACGTgcatacacggtctgtctaaaaagaaaccgaacttttgctataaaaagaaaaaaagtacaagtaaagtttttacacacacgtttatttactcaaaataatctccctctgcgtcaatacagcgtgtagaccgcctaattaacatttcgaaggacctttgcagctcctgttttggtagcccgtttagtacgacggttacagcggcctgaatctccgaaatgttgctataatgtgtccctttcattggaattttcaattttgagaaaagaaaataatcgcagggagacagatcaggcgagtagcgtgaatgatccaaggtaacaatgccaattccaatgaaagggacacattatagcaacatttcggagattcaggccgctgtaaccgccctattaaacgggctaccaaaaaAAGGGGCtacaaaggtccttcgaaatgttaattacgcggtctacacgctgtattgacgcagagggagattattttgagtaaataaactttacttgtacttttttctttttatagcaaaagttcggtttctttttagacagatcGTGTATATGGGACACGATTTGGATAGTGCGCGGTTGAAAGATCGTTGTGAATACGTACGTTATCTTTTCGTTTAATCAAAAGCGTCTTTTATGGTAGGTGGAGGGGGCAATTATGAAACggttaaaatacttttcatctCAAGTTTTGTGTCACTTGGACAGTTTTAGGATAGCTTGAATGTCCTTGGAACCATCTGGAACAACAACGTTCAAGGTGACAGAGGAATAGATGATCTATTCAAATTGACAGTTCGGTAGAAGCACataagaaaattgaacgtTCTGGAAGAAGGACACATTGTGCGTGTGCATTTGGATTCctattaaaattgcaatcaCTTCATCGATTTTCATCGTAATACGATGGTTCAACCCCATAGTTAGAAGTTTCAGTTTTCTGACGTGGTGAACTTgcgaaaattttcaatggaaaaCCGAACGGTGAAACGGTCTATTTCTCCtctattaataaacaaaatctgCTGTTATCCGATATTTAATCCGACCTAATGTAATAGCAATCTGTCCAAAGAGAAAATCGAAACGTTATCATTTCTGTCATAAGCCatcgtttatttatagaaatagatacacgcgtaattatttcaattgagCTAAATAACAATTGATAGAGATTACGCAGGAAACTTTCACGGTTACGGGTACGACACGTACCCTTGCGCAGGATAATTGAAACACACATGCAAGAAGGCTAGATCTCGACCTGAGGAGAAAGTTAGATGAAAGTCAATGAGCACGAGAGTTAGAGAGAATTCAGGGAAACGATACAGACAAATGGGTATGACGGAAACGAAAGTGTAGTGAAACCACCACGAGCAAACGACAATACGTTTCGGTTTATGATCCTTAATTGCTGCAGgtttttctttcgaacaaGTTACGTAATTTTATATCAGCTTCGTAAGCACagatcatttaaatttatttgcattcgTTGAAAAACGACGCATCACAAAAATCACGCGTAATAATTACCTTTCCTCGATCTAAAtgctattcaaatttcaaaatcacTTATCTTCGAACATTGCTCACAGTTGTGACATACCTAAATGGATGTAAAGAATGCTTCAACTCGAAGATCACTCGATCTAAATAAGTTCAAATCTGCTTTCATTAATCAGTAAAACATCGCTAACCATTATGTAACAAAAGTTCACCAtgtaacaattataattactcgATTTGAATACTATTCAAACTTCAAGATCACTTATCTTCGAAC
It contains:
- the LOC128874361 gene encoding putative glycerol kinase 5 isoform X2; the encoded protein is MGDTITIVVYFSFITWKDLRADDMVKEWNSSATMKGLRLGSQILYTLSRRKRFLAASVFKFMNTQMSLRLLWALQHVAGLQEAANNGNAVFGGVDCWLLYKLTGKHVTDISSASATGIYDPFTMTWSNIIINLLKLPHNIFPEVVDTTGDFGVTPKEIFGVEIPILCSMADQCASLFGSGCTEPGDLKITMGTGTFLNVNTGTKAHASITGLYPVIGWRIRDELAYVVEGASNDTGVLVEWAKKIGIITDPSETSSIASALNDSDGVYFVPAFSGLQAPINDYSAATGFVGIKLTTEKGHIVRSLLESIVYRILLLYESLCDETCFTYRKIRVDGGVSTNDFVLQFLADLTGLDVERATSMEMSILGVTFLAGLQCGVWKDREEVLKLRKVETIFKSNEENRQRYQPIIAEWKRAVERLSQWY
- the LOC128874361 gene encoding putative glycerol kinase 5 isoform X1; translation: MKYIGALDVGTTTVRFHILDEQAVTVAHSVDKVQLLYPQPGHVEIDPDELWRIIVKVIKTTIEDSGIKPESIVCLGISTQRGSFTTWNTKDGRHYHNFITWKDLRADDMVKEWNSSATMKGLRLGSQILYTLSRRKRFLAASVFKFMNTQMSLRLLWALQHVAGLQEAANNGNAVFGGVDCWLLYKLTGKHVTDISSASATGIYDPFTMTWSNIIINLLKLPHNIFPEVVDTTGDFGVTPKEIFGVEIPILCSMADQCASLFGSGCTEPGDLKITMGTGTFLNVNTGTKAHASITGLYPVIGWRIRDELAYVVEGASNDTGVLVEWAKKIGIITDPSETSSIASALNDSDGVYFVPAFSGLQAPINDYSAATGFVGIKLTTEKGHIVRSLLESIVYRILLLYESLCDETCFTYRKIRVDGGVSTNDFVLQFLADLTGLDVERATSMEMSILGVTFLAGLQCGVWKDREEVLKLRKVETIFKSNEENRQRYQPIIAEWKRAVERLSQWY